TCACAGGTAggtatgtttaatattaattaggtcACATTTACTATGTAGGTACAAAACGGTGATAGCTTGAGTAAAGTTTCGGCCTCCCTTCCGGGGGACGAATTCGATTCCTGGCACGtacctctaatttttaagagttatgtgcgtttttcatttatacaactaaatatcacttgcgttaaagcaagtgatatttagttgtataaatggtgaaaaaaaaaacttaggtggagaaaaacatcttgagggtttccttaataataattttcgtcTCCAAATATTCAGAGTtaatatgtgtgtttttaatttaagtaatttattttatttatactctttatttgtacaccactcagaaaaacgagacaaaaaaaagaacaaacacatgaagaaacatttaatcacttgctttaacggtgaagttaaacatcgtgaggaaacctacattcctgagagttctccatgttctcaaagatgtgtagAGTCCACAAAACCACACTGGggcagcgttgtggactaccgCCTTTACCCCTTCTAATTAAGGGTGGCTACTGTGCACTGTAATATGCCATTAAAAGTCGAATATCGAATATAAATGTTGCACATTTTTAGAAGAACCTTTTTAAAACCCCACTTTATACCATGTGAAAAATGACTTTTCACTCCAAAATGTTTGCTATTAAATCTGACTTCGTTATTTCAGTCTGATATTCTTAACAATATAGAAACACTGTTATAACTTTTGTTTCGCATTTTTTTTCTAAGATCAATGTTTTTAGAGAAATGCCTGTACagagttgttaaaaaaatacgcagtgacaattAGCTGTGCTTACATTTAAGCAATGCCGGATTGAGAAAGCGCGGGACCCGTAGCAGCGTATTCTTTctaagagcccttgatctgctatgggttcttagtaaaaatacaattcaatactcaatacgtttCAATACGGATGATAGCTAAACGTAATAAAACGTGAAACTAAGTGCAATTTGACGCGCTAAAGTTGGAATTAGCGGTTGGAAGTTGCAGGGCTTTAGGGTCAAccgttttcctttttttttttttagccatAACTTTTATAActcaatatacctacttatattgtaaaaaatagatttttggttactaaattatactaaaaataatgtagactattagtatttaaaataaatagataattttaacaatttaaatcgaGCCATTTCAATTCTGCTGCACATCCACACCAAGTTTTGGGTAAGAGTGCTTGTATATACGGCAGACTTTTTGTAGAACTGATTATCAGGCCGACTGAAATTCTACACGTTTATACAAGCAACTTTTGCGTTTAGcgtatgaaattatttaaattatttacgcCAGGGAAATAGACGGGTACCGAGTGTCTGACGTGGATTGTCTTAGTTATTGTGACATCAAAAAATTCAACATACTCGTACCATCTAAATAAGTTTCACTCAAAAAATAACGCtcaggcagagatgagtgggtttaaatatgcggggccccctttcgcgcggggcccgtaccaattgctactcttgctacatggttaatccggcactgcatTTTTGGTGACACACATTAGAAGAAAGCttagggtaatttttttttttgacgaaaCCAAAACTGACTGCTAATTAGTTTACTCGtaccaactaaaaagcaagcaaaaaatattttagtacgaaattgttatattttacttgcgcctttaaaattttgtagcaaagttgtttttttcttgcttttcagAGGGTAGGTTTGTAATTATTCTCTATGTTATACTAGCAAGATACCTATTGTTTTTCCCGAAACCAGGAcgatataatatttgaagagttctctTGGTTTCTCCAGGATTCCCACATAACATTTAAGCGTGATAAAATGGGACTAAATGGGAaacgtttcaaacaaaaaaataattttccaaatcgggtaataaatgacaaagttctgaggaaacaaaaataaaataaaactgaattgataacctcctcttTTCTTTGATCCGTCAGTCAtaacacaataatttaaacacagGTGTACACTCACACATTAAGtagtaataacatttattacaatttaggGTTCCGTTTTTCAAACAAAGGCTACTTACAAACAAGGTGAGCGCATAGCGCGTGAACAACCTCCGTATTCAAAACCTTTTTCTACAGTATGCTAACCGGTCGACATCACACAAAACGTATTAACGCCCGTTGAACACGAAGTGCTATTCATGAAGATACGGCAGGTCGCAATAGGGTAGCAACTGTctgaaaagttactgaatatgGGGCCCGGTCACATAAATTCCTTTATTAAGCTGGGAGCTTTTCAGACATATTCGTGGCGCATTCGTGTGTAACCTGTACTTAGTTCCGATGCAGTGAGTCCTTGgaattgttacattaaaaattaaaattttattgaattcatAAAAGAATTGTTGCATGCTTCGACGGAGTCATGATAGCTACATTTttccattaataaatattttaaatatatcggTACAGTTAGAATTAGAACCTACagttagaatttataattcacTTGCCTTGGCccgttaataaatattttaaatatatcggTACAGTTAGAATTAGAACCTACagttagaatttataattcacTTGCCTTGGCCCGCGTAGTTTGGTTCTCTTTGTATAAAAAGAAGACTCACTCTTTAACTATGGAACGTTTTGAACGTTGCTATGTCGCGCCGTTGCTGTTTTTCTCACGTAGCATTAAAAGTGCTACCAATGggatgggcctacttgaataaagatattttggctttgactttgctGCGTGAGAGTAGAAAGTAGTAGAAACCTaaccatttataatatgaaaattatgcttaatttactatagtgcgcgaaaagcaggagaatctgtatggcgctatttataatttctggattcctaatactccacaccaaacagatcttctgcaatgtaccctctacgcacgtttcgcttagaaaccagagcatcctcaggcgatgttgactttacaatgaataattgttaagaaattgTCACTAACAATTAACATTCCTAAGGAGTATTGACGTCAGCCAGACAGTTGCAAAATATAcaatcattaataaaatttcacttTCTGAGTTTTGTCACTGTAAACTCAGAATCAAACAGAATCAACCCCAAGTTGCCAAACCACTTATCAAAACGAGTCAGAATTAGGCAAGAAGCTAACACGAAAAGTCTGATGTCTTTGCTGGGCATCTAGGAGAATTCTCCATTCTGGTCATTCTTCCGTTACTGACACAAGTAATTAACCGTAGGAGCCATTCGCAGCTTACGTTCAGTGGCACACATACCAAATTGGGGTCTTCCAGTCTACATTCTGACCTCGGAGCTTTTACTGGCAAACCGGCCTGTACAACGTTCAGGATAGCAGGTCTTTTATCAACATTCAAGACCAACCTCCAGTTATGTAGCCACTCTGAAAGTCTGGTTTGGCAAAGTACGCGTATAAAGACGAAAGGGAAGGGTCCTCTTCACCGTTACGAAGGCGGTCACGGTGTCTGGAAAGTCATCTGCGTACCTACTTGGTGACAAACAGCTGCCTTGGGGAACTCCGGCTGTGATGCGACGTACTTAGGAATCCACGCCATCTACTCTACTTGGGAAGTTCTACCGCTGAGGGATGACTTTGCTTAGAAGTAttgccggttttaactagatggcgcttaaaTATTCAAAGAAGAGGACAAGCTATTTCctaagaattatattatatttactactactatataaataatactatataaatataattgtattattattatatttatagaggtacttttccagtTCCAGGGACTCCCAGCTTTCGACAGGAGCTTTTCGGAGTATGCTAGGTAGCGCCTTAAAGCAATGATTTCCAATAGGGCTGGTAATACCTAAGATAACGAGACATTGATACATGCAAGCTCATCATGTTTATAATACCTTAAGTAAAGGTAGTACTCATAACGTAATGTTTTAGGTATTATTAAAGTTTGGAACCGCGACACAGACTGAAACTTTAACCGATTCAATGCGGTGGACTATTTGACAAACTTTCATGCCTGGCTACGAACAAATGTTTCGTGGCTCCTCTGGGGCGCCCAACGCCAGGCACTTTGATGGCTCCCCTAAGGCGCCTTCCGCCATGTATTGTAATGTATCgctttttttgttgtttccaCTTGCTGTAAGTTTAGTCGCCAACCAAAATCGAACGTAAGCGGTTTTATTGTTCGTTTAGTGTATAAAAAAgtgattatctacgtgtattaATGGAAATGGAAGGTAAGTGACTCATTTATGTAAGGTGTTGTAAACCTTTTTGTAGTTttcattgaatttataaaactatacttatttcttttctaGTCTGtcgacaaaatttaaattcatgatagattttttatttaattacatttatttacataaatttaaaagatttacaaTTCAGTTTacgcactttttattttaaacaaaaagtagttacagaaaaATTCGTCGTAATGCTcacagcaagttttttttttgcttgatataaacatatattcttttttgttctagaattaccaaaaaaaagaaaatatatcccAGAATCACAACTGGAAACGCAATGTGACACTGACTACGAGTTTGTCGAACAGGCTTATTTAGAACAAAATTCCCAGACTTATGATGACTGGGAACCTGGTCAAGAAAATGAAGATGAAATAAATTCTGCGGCGGAAGGTACAAAAAAACCTACGAAAGATTGTGCAACGTACACAGAAATATCCACCAAAGATATTTCAACGTTTACTGAAAATATAATGGTAGAAGATAAAGAACAATTTACGAGTACAACCGTCGTGGATATTCACGCCTGTAAATATTTTGGGAAATTCGTATCTAACGAGTTACTACGTTTTAGTATTAATGAGAGAtatattataatgcaaaaaattatagaaacgctaaaaaaataattttattaataaaccataagttttaaatgaaaagagTTTTAGATGAAGAGAGAGAGGCGAGTTAAATGAAAAGCATcggttttacataatattaaggtttatttattaacattgtgcaataatattacataattgtacttatttataaggTAGATTTTTACTATAATCATTAAAAAGACTGATTTAGTAATTACTAATGAGAattgtttgttataagtatttaaaaatcttcaattaaacaaattataacatataGTGTGTGTATTAATTGAAATCATGAAATACCTGCAagctaaaaatatcataaatattaaaaatttctaatacatttgttaatatttatgatattctcGGAAGCATGGGGTGAGACATAACCCTGGGAATTCTGGGCAATCAGAACAACCATACATAaccaagtttctttttttagttttgctatAGCATACTCTGCATCGCTTTCTCATTGTCCTTCCACCACTCTTAGTAAAAGTACTAggtaaatgtatttttctttcaaCAAGGGATCGTTGTGGCACGGTTGGTggctttaataaattttctaatacaCTTTTTCTAAAATCATATAATTCTATATTCGATTTGCTTATTTCTCGATATAAAAGAAAGCTATTCACCAAACATATTTGGATTAAAtggattataacttttttataccaACGTAAGGTTTTGTGTTTGCAggaataataacttaaaagctGGTCGTGCCTATCAATTGCTCTCATGTATTTATTGTACTGAATTAGTACATCAGGCTTATACTTTATAGTGCGTATTCGGCGACTATTAGTCCCTTTGTAAATGCTTTTATGCTGCGAGCTCAAAAGCAGCACTTCGCGTTTATCCTGCCATTTggtaacaacaatttttttggaaTTGTGAACAATACAAGATTCACcggtgtttaattttatattaattaaagtggGATTACCAGCGCGCTTTGCTCGTAGTGTACCTGTTACGTACGTGTTTTTATCTAAAAGCTCCTCTGCTAAACCAACGCtgctataataattatcaatataaagTGAATggcctttatttaaatatttttctattaacaaCATTACTACTTTTTTTACATGATTTTTTCCACCTACCAATTGATCCCCAGAACCagcatataaatgaatttttattactagGCCATTCATGTCAgctaacatatataatttaattccatAACGATGGACTTTCCCTTTTAAATACTGGCGGAAAGAAAGACGTCCTTTCCACAAAATCAAGGATTCATCTATTGCAACATTATTGGATGGGTAATAAGTTGTGGACATTGTTTCGTTGAACATATCTATTAACgactttactttaaaaatactttccgGCCTCTTGGACATTTAATgctc
The sequence above is a segment of the Pararge aegeria chromosome Z, ilParAegt1.1, whole genome shotgun sequence genome. Coding sequences within it:
- the LOC120636137 gene encoding uncharacterized protein LOC120636137 encodes the protein MEMEELPKKRKYIPESQLETQCDTDYEFVEQAYLEQNSQTYDDWEPGQENEDEINSAAEGTKKPTKDCATYTEISTKDISTFTENIMVEDKEQFTSTTVVDIHACKYFGKFVSNELLRFSINERYIIMQKIIETLKK